TAGTTGATAACGAAATCACAGTTTTGCTTCAAGGAATATAGTTTACGGAATGCTTTATATGCTGGAAGGAGCCTCAACATTGCATGAACTGAGCGTAACAGTATGATCGATTTCCTATACATCTTCTTGTAAGTGGCTTCACCAATTTGAGGGGCCATTAACCTTTGACCCTCATACTGAACCATCCACCTCTCTACGACAGTCTCAGTAGATGCCTCCGTTCCCGACGCAGCAGGTGAAGTAAGCTCTGATGAAGGGTTTGGCGATTCTTGAACcagtataatatcaattatcatCGGTTCCATCAAAGTTCTATTCCAAAAACTCAAGCTATCCATGGCAGAGGGCCGATCCCCTAGTACTAAATTAAACCATTTGTCAGTCTTCTTTATTTCCCCACCTCGACTAGATGGCCGGTTGGCTGGAACCCTTGAGTCCAGTATAATGTGCAAACTTTTCAGAAGAAACTGATTGAGTATTTGCTCAAACTTTCCATGTTCAGCCTGAGGATAACTGTGCAAATCCATATCTGTCTTTATTTGGACCAAATCTCAGCACCAGGATCCCACAGTTAATTATAGAATGCAAATTACAAAGCCAGCTATTTTCAAGatcaataaatcaatcaaccGAAATTtccaatgaaaaaaattccGGGATTGTCTTcagtgttttttctttcttttgccTATAATTTTCCCATAATCAAACTCCCTAATGCATGCCTccatatttgtatatatacacctGAAAATTGATCccagataaataaataaataaataacatacgATTAAACaggagaaaataaaacccTTTGCTGGGCTAATCATTATTAGTGCTGCAGTGGAAATCTTGcatgatataattttccacTCATGCAGCAGAAAATACAACAGTCCaccaaaaaagatttaaaaaaaaagaaaaaagaaatcaccaaaatcaacaacttttttcttcttcttttccagATTCAAGATTCAAAAAATGTGGCGTGTCAAGCAATTAACAAACCAAAaacatgaataaatataacCAGAACCGATCAAGAATCTTGATTCCGAAGAGCCCATTACTGTTTACAATCACAATTCCAAGTTGAAGAAATTGATtacacagaaaaaaaaaaacaaaaagaataacaaaacTCCAATCAGTAAAAGTGACAGTATTTCAAGATTCAGCAATCAAAATGGTGTTTCTGGAATGAAGAACTGAAGTGATTTATTCGAATAAACACCACTTACTTGATAGAACATGATTCCTCGAAGAAACGGAGGCTTGAGATCAAATTGACAGAgaatttagagagagagagagagagagagagagattgcgTAGACTGCTGgcagtgagagagagagagagagagacaaaaGGCTGTTTTTATGGTTTATAGTTTTAAACATTAAAGTATGGTTAATTAATCGAAAACAAATAATGAACATTTGTTTTTCCTTATTATGTGAATTGTGATGATGGGTTGTTTTTTAGTCTTGTTAACTACAgttgcatttttcttcttcattctaTAAATAATCATTTCACTTTCTaccaatattaataaatatttaataaaattgaaaattaatataatcatacaaattatgttaattaCTTCACTAATCACATGCCGTGTACTAGTTTTGTGGACAGGTGTAGTAGTGTTTGCAAAATTGAGGAGTTGTTGCAAATTGGTACTCTCCGCTCCCTCTACTATTTTTAAAAGCTCAATCAACCGAAATTAAGACGTAGAAGCAAAATAAGGATGAATGTGTTATACTAATAATGATATATAGATAGACATGAAACACAAAAGTAAAACATACGTCATTAACCACTTTCCTCACTAAGGGATTGGGCTGGGCTTTGGTTCgattattttattctcttttctATTGAAGTGGGCtttttgttcaattatttacttttgaatTATGGGCCACCTTCACAATGGGCCTTTTTGTAGAGGccaggaccaaaattattgttatattgtcttgtttttaatgaaattgtgCACTAACAAAGAAAGTGGTCCCTAACTCTTTGATTGGATATTAGAGTCCACATGCTAAAACTGGGACTACTCCTTCATTATTGtgttttattgtttgtttgtgtgtgtgtgtttttccttttgtatAATGAAAGATAGGGGGGGAATAAATGAAAACCtcacaaataaaaagagagcTGAGGCGGAGATACATTGAACCTGGACACATCCAATTTTTGGCCCTATAAAAACCCATGcatgcaatattttatgtcCATAGTTAAGACTGTGTGGCTAGTTGGGGTAGTTTTATAATGGCTCCCAGCATCACCATCCTGGCTCAAGGGAAAGTGAAGGGCGAGGAGGCGCTGCGCCGGAGGAACGAGGAGTTGGAGAGGGAGCTGAAGAAGAGCttggagagagaggagagaatgAGGGAGGAGTTAATGAGGGCGTCGCAGCGGCTGAGGGTGGCGGAGGAGGCGGAGGAGCGGCTTTGCTGCCAGCTTGGCGAGCTCGAGGCGGAGGCGCTGGCCCATGCCCGGGAATCCAGAGCTCGAATCCTGGAATTGATGGAACAACTCTCTGGTGTCAAAACCACTCCTCCAACCAACTTCTGATCTTTAACCATTTAGAATGTTGTGCCACtacctctttttcttttttgtatctttttgGAGAGGATTTCTGGAAGAGAGAAGGACACCCCAAATCAGTATTTTTCAAGTTTGGTGTCCctactattatttttctcaatttggCTTTAGACATAGGGAACAATGTGTAGAAAAGTTGTAATAGATTGAGAGGAATTTTACTCTAAATCAATCTCTTACAAATTTCCATGAAAAAAGTTGCTTCTCTTTTGAAGATGGCATCTAATTAACGAGGAAAGAGACAAAGGTATGCAAATCAATATCACTCGATTCCGGAGTCTCATGGATCATGTGGCCACTAATGCGCCAACCTGGAAATGCAACACCATCAGAAAGTTTCCTCATCAGACCACTTGCAAAAAATAAGACAATGTAATTCCCAAAATGGGCAGCTCCCAATAATTCTGCATTTAGTTATTCTGACTATCAAGAtggaaataattaagaaacatcataatatttatcaaatcttGAATCTAGTTGTAACATTCTACCACACAACAAAGcaatgaaacaaaattgtcATCGTCTCTTTATGTCGAACATGTAAAGTATTTCCCATCGTCTTCCCAATACTGATTGCAGCGTAGTACTTCAACGGGAACCTCTCTGGTCATCTTTCAGCTCTGGGTCCCTGCTGACATTACAGAGAATCTGAAGTTTGAGATGTTCAAGAAATGAGCAACTTGGTTCGTAAGATTAAGAATGGGATTTACCTCTCTATGTGATCGAGAATGAGCAACCTCGGTCCAGGAGGAATTTTCACATCTCTGAGAGCACTGAAAATTGTGACAGAGAGGGAAGGAACAATTGGTAAGCAAAGGGCTTAACTTCATATTTATAGGCATTTTTAGTGATACCTCCATCATAGTACACTTACCTATCAGTTAGCAAAGGTAAAGTGCTGTCTGTCAACAAGCCTTTCTTAAAATTCCTCTCATAATTCTGCAGGCCAAGCTTGCTTAACATTGATCTTGTCTTGACATAATACACGTCCTCAGCTGGTGGTTTTGCAAACTTCTGTCCCAGCTGCATTGACCAATAACAAATGCTCTCAGGATAAGGGTACTAGAACTTCTAATACAGAAATCCATTATTAACGAGTCAAAATATCAAAGAAGAGtaggatgaaaattttgttccGTCAATTTGCAATATATCTATCATGGATTGAAAATTCCAAGTCAACAAATGGGATTAATACCGTGGCAAACGCTACACTTTCAAACCAAGTGGTAGATTTAAAACAACCAAAAAGTAATCcatgcagaaaaagaaaattgtccATAGATTTAGGATCTTTGTGTCATAGTAGCTGTATGGAGGTTTCAGTAGGCTTTGTGAATGTATACGGGCAAATTTCCTGGAATCTAGGTCACATCACCTGGAAAATTCCACCTTGAACAAGCGCAAAGAAAAGGCCAGAGGTAACTGCATTTGCTGCCTGATTCGGCCCTCCCATACCACTTACTAATGAAAACATGGCCCCAGAACCGAAAGCTGCAACCATACTGAAGCACCAAAATCAAGCAATTAGCATTAACCgcaacaaattttttcaataatagcTCCAGAAAAAATGGTAAAGTAGATTGCCATTTGCATTCCTTCTCTCTTCTGATGATGAAAGTGACTATCATTGATAGACAGTTAAAGGAATTATCACTGCTTTATAACATCATTGTTCATGCTAAAGAGTTCATTTAGTGAAATTTCAAAAGCTTCCATCAATCTCTATGAACAAAGTtcaaagaaggaaaatttgTACCAAGACACCCTCTGCCATTTGTCAGGATAAATGTGCACAACAACTTAGGAATTGCTGAAGGCGATCGACAGGCATTCTAGAAGTGGTGAGAGGGGGCTAAAACACACAATAACAGGCTAACTATGAGTTGTTAATATAAATGTGCAGGTTAATGTCAAACAAAAACATAACTGACTAAGATCCTCCAGTGGGCAACATTTCTAATTTCAGGAAGAGAAGACtgtgaaaagaaaacatgttACTCAGCTGAAACATCTACTTTTTCAATTGACCAAACAGGGTCTAGAATTAGTGAAGTTAAACTGATTTAGAATGGCTCTAACCCAAAATCTCCATTAAATTTTGTCTCTCTTTTCCTGTTTCAGCCCCTATATGAACAGAGATGTAAAGATGGGCAACAAGTTTTGGCAAAGCCATACCTAGATTGAACGTCCTCCTTGCCTCTCAATCTTTTCATTACACAAGAAATACCAGCATTCACTCCCGTCATGACAGCGAAATTGCGTGCTTGTACCATGGGACCTCCTGCAAGAGCCTGTAATAAAGTCCGCAAATATTAAGCCTTCATTCCCTCATAAAAAATCCATCACCTATCAAGCAAAATACAAGAAGTTGAATTACTTGAATTCTCTAAAACGTGATCATTGTCATTATCTTTGGCTCAAACTCGTTTAATTGCTTCAGTTTTCCATCCATCCTCAACCAAGCATAATTAGCAAACTGCTCAACGTCAGATCTTTCTCAGATTTCAAAACACTAAGTAATTTATACATTCAGCCATGGGTGGGAAAAGTCAGTGTTCGAGTAATTCAATCCAGCCAAAGGACAAACCTGCCTCAAGGAACAACGGGATAAGCTAAATCCAGAAATTTAGTGTCAACAGGAGAAAGTGAAACAAGTAGCCTTGTAACATAGGCAGAAATCGCCAACACCGCCCACCACCAGAGCAAAAAAATCTCCAATCAATTAAAAGCACATATACAATCAAATACATCAACAGAGTACTAACCAAAGATAAAGAGTCcagaaaatagaaacaaagTAGACCTGACCTGAGCTTGTTTCAGCGATGCCATAGCTTCCGGGTTGATGTTTGCCGCGCTCGGGGGCGGCGTGAGCAACGATGAAGCATCACCAGTAAGCGTCCCCATGAAAGCGCCAATAGCGGCGCCTTGGGCGGCGCTGGTGGTGGTAACGACGGCCGCCTCCACCGGCAACGACTGTTTGGCCAGCCACCCCCTGAACCTAATCTCCACCTCCTTCAACTTGGCCTGCACCAGCGCAACTGGGTTCTGCTGGGATTGGCCCATAAAACCGCCGGCCTCCTTGGGAATTTCCACCACCATTACTCCCTGTTTAGTTTCGCCCATGGTCTGCGATTAATTTGCTGATAGATCTCCCTCTACTCTTTGGTGGAATTAATGGGGAACGGAATTTGGTATGAGGAGGGGCTGGGTGTGGAGGTTTAGAGAGGAAGGAATTGGATAACAGTGTAcagtataatattattcacaattttcattttcacccCTAAAACCCATGAAAATCAGCTCCCACTATCCatttttaatacttaaatataatttttgtaattaaaataatttctataaaattctaattttttaataaatgtaaatatttatacattaaaaggttattttctaaatttcaattttatgcataattttgtattagaaaatgtgtatatatgattGATGTTCTTAGTTGTTGTTgacatttttctttgtattagaaatatttaaaagttggCAATTTCAAAGTTTACAGGGATAGATATGTAAAAGTgccaattttatttaatttcgtTTGCCTCCCCCATACTTTTCCCCTTTTACTTCTCCCGTCAAAAAGTGTGTTTCTCCTTTCTTTGCTCGTTGTTGTTAAACCCAGCAACTCCACTGGAGCAAGGTGCTATCCTTTTTCAGCATTAGGGTTTTCGTTTTTCTTACTCAGCTAGAGCTCAAATGAGCGATTCCAGAGAAGAATCTCCAGATTGGTTGCGCTCTTTCCATGTATTTTTCCCTCCTATTTACTGCAAGATATACCAGAATCAAGCAATTTAGTATTTTGAACTTGCAGTTAAATGCAATAGTTGGATCTTCTGTTCCTAATTTTATCAATCTACGCGGTCTCGTTTTTGTGCTgcattaattagattattcaGCCATGCTAAACCGGATGATTGCATGTTTCCTCTTCTTATAAtaatgtgtatgtgtgtatacGCGTGGCTAAGTTTTTCAATGATTACGAGAAACGTAACCCAGGTTATAAGCGTTCAACTAGAGTTGGGTGGTTTCATATTATGTTCttcatttatcaaattaagaaGCTCTTATGTTGAAACTTGAGCTTCCTCGGTATtgaataatctaattaaaccGTGTTTTCTGAATGCCATGGATGTTTTCACAATGCTGAAGCTGCCTTTGCTTTTTGTCTGTACTGAGGTGTTAACATGTCCAGTTTCGATGGAATTTACATAtccttatatatttcttgattaatttttgGTGCTGATGGTAAGTATTGGTTTACTAGCCGCCAACTTTATCTGCCATAGAACTGTCATCTGGATCCGAATCACCATTGGATGGCAGTCCAGCAATTAGTGATGATGAGGATGACATCAACCTCAGTAAGTTGTTTAAGAAAGAAGCAAAGCAGGACTCAGATATTAACGATAAAGATTATATGACAGAAGCTGTGGTTAATAAGCCTGTCAAAGGGAAGTCGCCCAAGAAAAATGGCAAAGGGAAGTCGCccaagaaaaatgataaagtAAAGCCGACACCAGAGAGGAAGAGGCAAAGCAAGGATGAGAGTGAAAGAGAAggtatctttttaatttacagTTACATCTGTGTATTGATATCCTCTAAGATTATCATGTTTATCCCTGAAATCCAAGAATAGAACAATTGAGTCCAGAGGAATTCTTGAAAGGAATTATTCACCTTAATAATTATGCAGGAAAGAGGGCCAAAGGAAAAGACACCAATATGATAAGTGGAACTCAGAAGCTTGGAAAGTCTCATGTAAGAAGCTTTTTCTTTACATCTTTTTGTGCATTAATAGAAGTTGCTTAATTGTTCTGTAACTATGCTTAAGCTTGATCCTCATTACAACTTGAGAATTGGACATGTTATTGGGTTCATCTTCTTAAGTTGGTCATGATACATGATTCATTGTGATTGAGATAAACTTGATATTTGTACTTTGAAGTGTCATCATGTCTTATAAgtggttaaatattttatttcctctCATTATGTCACGGGAATGTCATTGCTCATTGCTAATATGTGTTTCTTGGATAGGAACAGAGCCATTCCATTTGGTCATTGTCCTCGGATTCTGAGTCTTCACCGGATACACAGCCTGTCAACAATGATAAAGCGTCAAAGGGAGAGTTATCTGCAAATGAAGAAGATATTGCCATAAAAAACATAAGAGAAGTTGATAATATTCTCCTTGACCATGATGGAGAACCTCCAATGAACCGAGTCTTGAAAAAGCTGGAAAAAGAAGATGAGAAAACctcaaagaacaagaatacTAACATCAGTATAAATGGAGGTAAGAAGCTTAAATTGTTGGGTCCTGATATTTCTGCAAACATCTGGAAAGGAAGATAGAACTTTCCTATGCATCTTCTGAGTCTTAAAAATATGTTGATCCtctatttaaattctttttcatcTTCATAATCCAGAGAATGATGTGAAGGAAGACAGCTCTAGGAAGCATCCTGGGCTACAGGTCAGAAGCTGTAATAGCCAAGTAAAGTTTATGAGAAGTCATGGTTAGGTAAAATACTGTTAATCTACTAATGCAGGGATCCTCTTCAAGGTTGCCATTGTTGCTTTCGGAGAAAGTTCAGCGTTCAAAGGTTAGCTAACTGTGATTTACTAACATGCTAATTTATGTGGGAATTGCCTTAATTTCCAGATTGCATTGTAATGCCTCcagttttaaaataagatgGCCATGAATCATTCGAATGATTTTCCATCTGTGCCCATTTACTAGTTTCTGTCATAAATCAATATCATCTGTATAGGTTTGGATTACACGCGGAACACTATAATCTTTGCTGATATCTCAATCAATTGAGTACCATTGAGGACTAATGTTAGTATTGGTTCTAGTATTCAGAAGTTTGTGTACTGCTGCTTCAtgttttcctttgtttttccGAACTTCACAGTGTAACATGATCAATGAGAAATTAGAGTTCACATGTGTTGTAAGGTGTTTGTTAAGTGCCGTACTTCCAGTTCCTGCTTTAGTATTTTCCTGAGCAATAGATTGATGCTATGTGTGCCTCTATTGTTTTGCAGGCACTTGTCGAGTGTGAAGGTGATTCCATTGATTTGAGTGGTGATGTGGGTTCTGTTGGACGGATAGTAGTTTCAGATGATCCCTCCAAAAATCATGAGATGTTCTTGGATTTGAAAGGCATGTGCACTCTTCCCAATTCTTtctgctgtttttttttttgttatctgTTTTATTTGCAATCTTAGTCAATTGACTCTTGATTGACAGGGACGTATACCTCTTAGGTAGACAATCTCAGTTTGGATTTTATCTTTGAATCAGCTTTCTCtgcaaagaaacaaaagcacAATTCTTGTCCAGCActctaatatataaatttagccTCACTAGTTTCCCATTTCAGAATCACAGAGCTTTTTTGTTAGGATATATTACCCTATTGGCTGGTTTGACAGGTTTTATTCAACTGTTTATCTGATCTGAtcaatgcaatttttattcCAGGAACCATATACAAAACTACCATAATTCCATCAAGGACATTCTGTGTGGTATTGCATCCATCATTGACTGC
This region of Sesamum indicum cultivar Zhongzhi No. 13 linkage group LG4, S_indicum_v1.0, whole genome shotgun sequence genomic DNA includes:
- the LOC105160246 gene encoding protein RESPONSE TO LOW SULFUR 3-like, with amino-acid sequence MAPSITILAQGKVKGEEALRRRNEELERELKKSLEREERMREELMRASQRLRVAEEAEERLCCQLGELEAEALAHARESRARILELMEQLSGVKTTPPTNF
- the LOC105160247 gene encoding mitochondrial import inner membrane translocase subunit TIM22, which gives rise to MGETKQGVMVVEIPKEAGGFMGQSQQNPVALVQAKLKEVEIRFRGWLAKQSLPVEAAVVTTTSAAQGAAIGAFMGTLTGDASSLLTPPPSAANINPEAMASLKQAQALAGGPMVQARNFAVMTGVNAGISCVMKRLRGKEDVQSSMVAAFGSGAMFSLVSGMGGPNQAANAVTSGLFFALVQGGIFQLGQKFAKPPAEDVYYVKTRSMLSKLGLQNYERNFKKGLLTDSTLPLLTDSALRDVKIPPGPRLLILDHIERDPELKDDQRGSR
- the LOC105160248 gene encoding DNA-binding protein BIN4 isoform X2 codes for the protein MSDSREESPDWLRSFHPPTLSAIELSSGSESPLDGSPAISDDEDDINLSKLFKKEAKQDSDINDKDYMTEAVVNKPVKGKSPKKNGKGKSPKKNDKVKPTPERKRQSKDESEREGKRAKGKDTNMISGTQKLGKSHSHSIWSLSSDSESSPDTQPVNNDKASKGELSANEEDIAIKNIREVDNILLDHDGEPPMNRVLKKLEKEDEKTSKNKNTNISINGENDVKEDSSRKHPGLQGSSSRLPLLLSEKVQRSKALVECEGDSIDLSGDVGSVGRIVVSDDPSKNHEMFLDLKGTIYKTTIIPSRTFCVVSFGQSEAKIEAIMNDYIQLKPQSNVFEAETMVEGTLDGFPFDSEDENEKSIAQADQHEAAEEQPDGKSKRKPDKTLGAARKKGKSASGKPPKKVKKKPQVSKKSKTKK
- the LOC105160248 gene encoding DNA-binding protein BIN4 isoform X1, with the translated sequence MSDSREESPDWLRSFHPPTLSAIELSSGSESPLDGSPAISDDEDDINLSKLFKKEAKQDSDINDKDYMTEAVVNKPVKGKSPKKNGKGKSPKKNDKVKPTPERKRQSKDESEREGKRAKGKDTNMISGTQKLGKSHEQSHSIWSLSSDSESSPDTQPVNNDKASKGELSANEEDIAIKNIREVDNILLDHDGEPPMNRVLKKLEKEDEKTSKNKNTNISINGENDVKEDSSRKHPGLQGSSSRLPLLLSEKVQRSKALVECEGDSIDLSGDVGSVGRIVVSDDPSKNHEMFLDLKGTIYKTTIIPSRTFCVVSFGQSEAKIEAIMNDYIQLKPQSNVFEAETMVEGTLDGFPFDSEDENEKSIAQADQHEAAEEQPDGKSKRKPDKTLGAARKKGKSASGKPPKKVKKKPQVSKKSKTKK